The sequence CAAGGAGATATTTCAGAATTAGAATTTCTCAATGCCATTAAATTTTTGGTTGATAGCGGCATCATTATACTAGACTCTACAGATGTTGTTTCAAAAAGGATGGAAGCTCAAATAATAATTCCTAATGGAAATTTTGATGTATCAGGTAGTGGATTTTACTTGCCACTGAATCTTGAAATTAAAACAAACACCAAAGTCATCTGGGCAAATGAAGACTCTGTTCCACATAACATCCAAAGTCAAGATGAATTTGGAAAAGTAATTGATATCTTTAACAGTCCACCATTGAATACCGGAGATAGATTCGAATATACATTTGATGAAGCGGGGGCATACAACTACTATTGTTCATTTCATCCATGGAGAGTAGGAATAGTTACAGTAAAGTAGAATTAGTAAAACTCTAGCTTTTTTAAATTAATAAAATAAGAAAGAAATTAGAAATAGCTATTTCTTTGACTTGTTAACAAATGCAGTCATTCTCTCTTCCCTGTCAGGATGAGTGAAGCAATTTCTCCAAGCAAGAAGTTCTAGAGCAAGACCAGTATCAAGATCTGCATTTCTTCCTTTGTTGATTGCAACTTTAGACATCTGAACACCCATTGTAGAGTTTCCAGCTATTTGTTGGGCCATTTTCAAAGCTTCTTCTTGTAATGATGCAAGAGGAACTACTTGATTTACAAGACCAATTTCTTTAGCCTCTTCTGCTTTGACCATTTTACCTGTGTAAACAAGTTCTTTTGCCTTTGCTATTCCCACGATTCTCATTAATCTTTGAGTACCACCCCATCCAGGAGGTACACCTATTGTTACTTCTGGTTGACCTAGTCTAGCAGTATCCGCTGCTATTCTAATATCACAAGACATTGCAAGTTCGCAACCTCCCCCTAAAGCAAAACCATTAACTGCTGCAATAGTTGGTTGTTTAACTAATTCAACAGTTGCAGTGACAAGCTGACCTGTCTTTGCATATTCAACTGATTCATCTGCAGAGATTTTAGACATGTATTCTATATCTGCACCAGCAGAAAATGCCTTTTCTCCTTCACCAGTCAAAATGATAACTTTGACATTATCGTTTTGGTTTAGTTCTTCAAAAGTTTTGATTAGTTCTTTTGCAACATCAGTATTCATAGCATTGAGTTTGTCAGGTCTGTTGATCTTGACAGTACAAATGCCATCAGAAGTAGATGTGGTAACTAGTGACATAATAATTTGCGAAGTGATATAGGAATTAAATGTTCTCTATTTTCCGAGGACTTTGCCCCATTGAGCCAATGCAGATGCTGCGGCAACCCAAGTTCTAAGATCTTGATAAACTGGAACATTATGTTTCTCAATCAATTTTATCATTTTTTCAGTATATGGACCACCATTACCTCCAGCAAGAATTGGTTTCTTCTTTTTCTTTGAAAGTTCTGCTAGATAACCAACAATTGTTTCTTCAAGTGGATCATCTTGGAAGACAAACCATGGCATTGCAATATCAATATTTTGCTCATCTAAGAATTGTTGAATGACAAATCGATAGTCATCGGCAGTTGCACCACCACCAACATCTGCTGGATTTCCATTATGAATAGGAACAGTAGGTGGGAAATGATCCTTGATCTTTTTCGTAATTTTTGGAGATAATTTTCCTATTGTAAGCCCTAATCTCTCCAATTGATCAATTCCGCCAATCATTGGACCAGCACCATTACTTGTCATAGCAACACGATTGCCCTTTGCAGGAGGTTGCCATGCTAGTGCCTTTAAGACTCCAACTAGTTCTTGATAACTATCAACTGAAATAATTCCTGCTTGCTTGAATGCACCCATAATCATTGCATTTGAGCCTCCAAGTGAACCTGTATGAGATGCAGCTTGTTTTGCACCTGCAGCAGTTCTACCACTCTTCCAAATAACGATAGGTTTCTTTTTCTCTTTCATTACACGTTTTGCAGTATTGATGAATTTTCTGCCATCACCAAATCCTTCAACGTACAATCCAATTACTTTAGTTTGAGGATCATTTGCAGCATACCATATCATATCTGCTTCATCAACATCAGAACGATTACCAAAGCTAATCATCTTGGATAATCCAAACAAATCAGCACTTTCTAACATACTAATTCCCATGGTTCCACTTTGTGAGAAAAATGCAACAGGACCTAATTTTGAACGTACCATTCTTTCTTGTCCTTGAAATGCACAATCAAGTCTATTTGCAGCATTGAACATTCCAATACAGTTAGGACCGATTACACGAATTTTGTGTTTTAGAGATAATTCTTTCACTTCAGCTTCCATAGCGGCTCTATCGCCACCAAGCTCTTTACCACCACCGGAAACGATTACAACATTATGGATTCCTTTCTTAGCGCAAGTCTTCATGATTGGTCCACATAAGGAAAGATCAATACAAACAACAACTAGATCAACCTTTTCAGTTATTGCATCTAATGATGGATAACATTTGATTCCAAGAATTGATTTTTGTTTAGGGTTAATTGGATATACTTTACCTTTGTAATCTTGTTTTCCAAGTGCATCTAATACAGAATTACCAATTTTTCCAGGTGTTGCAGATGCACCAACTAGTGCAACAGACTTTGGAGTAAAGAATGACTCCATTGAGGTAATGACTGGTTTTTCTTTTGAAATTGAATTCTTTCTTAGTTTATTATTTAGAATAATTTTTGCATCAACTACAAAGTGGGATTTTGGATAAACAACTACTGGATTGAAATCTATACTGTTAATGTAATCTGCATTTTCTACGCCTAATTTTCCAATTTGAACTAACATTTTTGCCACCATGTTAAGATCAACTGGTGCACTACCTCTGAAACCTTTGAGGAGTTTAGAGCCTTTGAGTTCATTTATCATAGATTTTGCATCTGATGTAGTAATTGGTAGCATTCTAAATGCAACATCTTTGAAGACTTCGGTCATTACACCACCTAATCCAGCCATGATCATTGGACCAAATTGCGGATCATTTTGAATACCTACAATTAACTCAACACCTTTTGGAACCATCTTTTCCAAAAGAATTCCTTTAACTTCAACACCTTTCTTTTTAGAAAGACGACCATACATGTCATTGAATGTCTTTTTTACATCATTGACATTATCAATTCCAACTTTAACTCCACCAACATCAGTTTTGTGTAAAATTTGTGGAGATACAACTTTCATAACAAGAGGAAATCCAATTTTTTTTGCTTGTTTTACGGCATCATCTGCAGAAGTGGCAAGTGCATAAGGTGGAACTTTAACTCCATAGGTTTTGAGAATAGATTTTGATGTTTCTTCAGTGATAACTTTATGATCTGTTTGAATAATTTCTTCAAAAATTTTCTTCACAGCAGTTACCATTCGATCGATGGAATTAGAATTAACTATATTAAACTTTGGTCAAAGGTCAAATGATAATTTGAAATTATTGTAAAAATTATTCATATTTGATTTTACAATTGAAATATTTTCAATAATATCTGAGCGAATTTTTTTTGGATCGATGTAGGGTATTTTTTGTAATTGTGTTTCAGTATTATCAAGCCACAAATTCACCATCTCCTCATTTACCTCCAAATGAAATTGTAACCCAACTGCACTCTTGTATTGAAATGCCTGATTAGAATAATGCTCTGATGAGGCTAATTGGACTGAACCTTGAGGTAAATCAAATGTATCCCCGTGCCAATGAAAAACAGTAAATGGATTTTTGAAACCAGAAAAAAATGAAGAGTCGTTAGTAATTTCCAAATCATGGTAAAATCCAATTTCTTTTTTTGGTCCACTATACACTTTAGCACCAAATGTCTTTGCAATTAATTGTGAACCCAAACAAATTCCAAGTACGGGGGTGTTTTTTTCTACAGAATTTTTGATTAAAAGTTGCTCAGCCTTTAGATAATCTAAATCATCATTTGCACTTTCAGGTGCACCTAAAATTACAACTAGAGAGAAATTTTTGTCAGGTATCTTTTCATGTTTTGCATTTATTGATGTGATTTCAAATCCATCTTTTTGTAAAAGTTCACCCAGATATCCTGAGCCTTCTATTCTTGTATTTTGTACAAGGAGTACATCTGACATTTTCCTAAACTTCTAGTCCTGTAACTACCCACTCAAGACTTCGGAGTACTCCTTGATAGTATTTCATGGCATCCATGGATTCAGTTTTTACTAGTCTTTCTTCAATTACTTTTCTATATTCTGCAATTTCTAATTCAGTTTTCATATTACTCAATAAATTATTTGCAAGTAAAAATATGCTCTGTTTTAATATGTTATAATCTCTCAAAGAGTATGCTAGTATCAGAACAAGAAATTCTAGAATTGAAAGAATTTATTTTTCAATTAAATGCCATAGAAAATGGTGTTGTAATAGTTGAAGGGAAACGAGATTCTAATGCATTAAGGAAGATTGGCTATACTGGAAAAGTTTTAGAATTTCATAGATTTACAGGTATGATAAATTTTACAGATTCTGTAGCAAAATTTGAAAGATTGATCATTCTCTTTGATAGAGATAAAAAAGGTAGAACATTAACTGGGAAAACAATTCAGTTATTGCAAAGAAGGACAAAAGTAGATCTCACTTTCAAAAGAAAATTACGCATTATTACAAAAGGGAAAATAATGTTTATTGAACAACTAGTAAGTTACGAATCTTATTTAGCCTAAGATTATGGCCAAATACCTTTTTGGTTAAATGCCTCTAGTACTCTTTCAACAGCTAAAACCATAGTTGCTTTCCTCATATCGATTTTGTGCTTTTTACTGAGTGCATATGCGTCTTTGAATCCCTTTGTAATGTTTGCCTCCATTTTGTTAGCAACTTCATCAAAAGTCCAATAGTATCCCATATTGTTTTGAACCCACTCCAAATATGAAATACATACACCACCAGAGTTTGCCAAAATATCAGGGATTACTAGAATTTTCTTTTGATAGATAATTGGATCTGCTTCAGGTAACGTTGGACCATTTGCAGCTTCTGCAATTATTTTACATTTGAGATTTTTTGCAATCTTTGCATTGATTTGATTCTCTAGTGCACCTGGAACTAGAACATCGCATTTTGTTGTAAGTAATTCTTCAGTTGAAACTTTTTTACTGCCAGGGAATCCAACGACGGAACCTTTCTTTGCTTTGTGAGCTAGAATTGCACTAACTTTTGCACCTTTAGGAATTAAGATTGAACCTTTAGAATCACTGACACCAATAATTTTTGCACCCATTTTTTCAAGATACTCTCCTGCAAATGTTGATGCATTACCAAATCCTTGTAAAACAACTTTGGCACCTTTCAAATTTAATTTCAATGTCTTTGCAGCTTCTCTAACTGTATATGCTGCTCCCAATCCGGTTGCAACATTTCTTGCAAGTGAACCACCCATCGAAATTGGTTTTCCAGTAATTACACCAGGGGTAGAGATATTTCCGTTTAATTTGTTAAATGTATCCATAATTTGCGTCATTTCTTTTCCTGTAGTGTATACATCAGGTGCAGGAATATCTTTTCCAGGACCAATAATTTCATTAATTTTAAATGCAAATCCCCTAGTGAGTCGTTCTAATTCACCTTCACTAATTTTTTCAGTTTTTGGATTAACATAAACTCCACCTTTACCTCCACCAAGTGGTACATCAACAATTGCACATTTCCATGTCATCCAAGAAGAAAGTGCCATGACTTCACGTTCCATGTATTCAACGCCACCTTCAGGATTAAAGTAACGAATTCCACCTTTGTATGGGCCTCGGTCATTGTTATGTTGACTTCTAAAACCTGTAAAAATTCTAATTTTACCATTATCCATTTTTACTGGAATTTTAACCCGCAAAACTTTGTTTGGCATTGCCAAATATTCTCTAATACCTTTATCTTTAATTCCTAAAATATCACAAGCATCATTAACTTGTCCAGTTGCATTTGCAAACGGATCATTTTTGACCAAGATGATTTTGAAAACGGTGCATATTATATTAAGTTTAGTTCAAAATATTAGATCGCAAATTTAAAAATTTATCAGAGATAGACTTTGGTGTGATTCATCTTTCTATCTAATTTGTCAATTGCCTCATCGAGTGCACCAATGTTAATTTCTAGAAAATTTGATAGATGAAAAATAGCACCGTATCTTTCTCCAATCTTTGAAACCATATTGTTTTTTTCCAAGACTTTCATATGATGTTGGACTGCTTTGTAGTCAAGATCTAATTCCTTTGCCAATTGGTGTGTATTGTATGGTTTCTCTAGAAGATGAATAATTATCCGTAGTCGCGTAAAACCACCTCTGGTGCTTGTGAATAAGTAAAGTAAAAGTTTCCTTGTTTGTTTATCGGTTTTTCTTGTGGTTGAAACTTGTTTTGATCTAATAATTTCTTTGAATTCTAGGAGTTGGTTGACCATGGTTCTTGAATTCAATTAGTCATTTTTGCTTAAAACCCTATTTCCAGATCTACTCCATATTCAGGCAAGACAATTACCCTTAAATTGACTCAGAATGAACTCGTGATGATATGATGGCATCACGTGGATACGATATGACCCCTACAATGTATTCTCCTGACGGTAGGATATACCAAGTCGAATATGCCATTGAGACAGTAAAAAGAGGAACTTTAGCTATTGGTGTCAGCAGTAAACAAGGTGTCATTATGGCAGTTGAAGAGAAACCTCGAACTTTACAAACTAGTAATGTTACTCAAAAAATATTTCAAGTTGATTATCACATAGGAGTTGCAGCAGCAGGATACATTCCAGATGCAAGAGTCCAAGTTGATGGAGCACGATTTTTCTCACAGGGAAATAGAATGACATATGATGAATCTGTCGAAGTTGCAACAGTTGCAAAACATTTAGCAGATCAAGCTCATCAATTCACACAATATGGAGGAGTACGTCCAAATGGTGTTTCTATGATTATTGCAGGAATTGATCAAAAAGGTGAATCAATCTATGTAACAGATCCTAGCGGAACATATGTCCAATTTTCAGCAGTTGCAATTGGAGCAGGGTCTGATGACGTAAATGCATTTTTGGAAAAACATTACAAAGAAGATTTGAGTTTAGAAGATGCAGCATCATTAGCTATCGCAGCAATTAATCTAAAAGCAGAAGCAAAAGACGGAGTCAACAACATAAAGATGGCAAAAATTACAACTGAATCTAAAATATTTGAGAAAGTTTCAGACTCTGATCTACAAAATTATTCTCAAAACGCATCAAAGTTTGCTCCAGAGTAAACTCTTTGATTTGAAACCTATTCAAACTAGTATACTGAGACGATAGATTATGGGTTTAGGAAGTTATTGGGGAGAAGTAATGGAAGTACTTCGAGAAATTATTCCAATTTATGACAAAGTCAATTCAATCATTTCATTAGGCAAAGATAAAGAGCATCGTATTAGAGGAATCTCAAACAGAGTATTTCCAGGAAACAAAATTCTAGATGCAGGTTCAGGTTTTGGAAACATGTCAAAAACAGCAATGAATCTAACTGATGGAAAAATTTCAATTACACTGTATGATCCACTTGTGCCAATGCTAAAAAACACAAGTACGTTTTTTGAAGAATCTCCAGACATGGCAAATGGTGTTTTTGAGCACATTCCATTCAAAGATGAAGAATTTGATGCAGTGTTATGTGGATATTCATTAAGGGACGCAATTAATTTGAGAATTGCAATTTCTGAAATTCACAGAGTGTTGAAAAAAGATGGTAGATTTGTAATTGTTGATTTGGGAAAACCAGATGAAGCATTTTTCAGAGCAGGCGTTTCATTTTATCTAAGATGTATTCTACCAATTCTTGCATTTGCTGCAGGGGGAAGACTGGGATTAAAGTTTGGAACACTTTATGGTACATACAAAAGATGGCCACAAAACAAAAAACTAGAAGGATTAATTCTGGAAAAATTTTCAAGAGTAGAATTTGAGAAAGATCTTATGGGTGGGGCAATAATGGTTGCCGCATACAAATGAATAGAATTCTGATACTAGTCAACATCACGGGATTAATCATTGGGATTTCATATGGATTACACGGTCCAATTCTTCCAGTATTTGCAAAAAATGTCATTGGTGCAACATATTCAGAACTTGGCCTGATTGGATTAACGAATTTTATTCCTTACATGTTCATTCCACTTTTTGTAGGAATTTTACTTGATAGAATAAACAATGGATACTTGTTATCTATAGGTGCAGCAATTAATTCTGCATCAGTTTATCTTCTATCCATTGCACAGTCAGTTCCAGAAATTATGGGATTTAGAATTATGACAGGAATAGCTCATGCATTTTTCTGGCCACCTTGTGAAGCAATCATTTCAAATGAAAGTTCTGAAAAAAACAGGGTGAAAAACATCTCATGGTTTACAATGTTTTTTGTAATGGGGTTCATGGTAGGCCCATTACTTGGCACAATATTACTTGAAGGCATGGATATCACATACAGAGTATTATTCCAAATTGCAGCATTCATTCTCGCTGCTGCGATAATTACGTCACTTTTAGCCTCAAGAAAAAATGTAAAAAAACATCACGGAAAATTCTCATTTTCATCAATTAAAGAAATGAAGAGATTTCCTGAAGTTATAGTATTATTGATTTTCTGCACTTCATCATTTGGGATAATTCTAACAATTTATCCAGCATTTCTCAATGATAATGGAATGTCTGCATCAGATATTTTACTATTGTATTTTGTTTTTGGGATTTCACGTGTTGTATCTCTTGCATTGGCAGGAAAGTTTGCAAGAAGAACCAGTCAAACTTTGATTGCAGGAACTATTGCAGTATCAGCAGGATTAGCCATATCAGTTGTTGCTGATTCAATATTCACTTTTGGAATAGCCCTAGTTCTAATGGGATTTGGATTTAGCATATTCTTCCCGTTAACATTGGAGATTATTTTGAGTAAAACTCGAAAACAGATTTCAGGAAAAATTATCGGAGCATATGAAACAGTTTTTGGCATGGGTTGGGCCATAGGTCCAACTATTGGAGGCCCCATTACACAATCATTTGGAAATGAGACACCATATGTCGTATTTTGCATCATAGGAATAGGAGTTACATTATTTGCAATAAATGCTAGAAAGAAATTAGAACCGCAAAGAATATCAAATTAGATATCCATAGTTCCACGTTTTTTAGTACAGAGATCTAGTGCATCATCAATATTTGTGACAAAGACTTTGCCATCTCCTTTAGTTCCCGTACATGCAACATTTGTAATTGCATTTAGTACATCATCTAGTTTGGGATCATCTACAACACAAATGATCATATCTTTACTGAAATATTGTCCAACTAGTGGAGGATCTTGTGCTCCTTGGCCTTGTACTTGATGAGTAGTTACACCGCCAACACCAACTTTTTTGATTGCAGCAATTACTGCATCTTTTACTGCTGGTTGAACGATTGCTTCTATTTTTTTCATAAAAATTATCAGTTCTGAATTTCTTTAAATCAATACGTGAATTCTCATTAGTGATATTCAATGATGAAATTGGTAATTTAGGCATAAATTTTGAACATTACGTTTAATTTCAATTTAAAAAATATCAAAACATGTTTGATTATTCACTAAATATAGGTGGAAGTGAATGGATGATAATTATTTTCGTAGCATTGGTTTTGATTTTAGGAACTGGGAAATTACCAGGAGCTGCTAGAAAGATGGGAAAAGCAGTTAATGAATACAACAAAGCCAAAAATGAAATCCAAGAGCAAATGAAAGATATCACAGATGAAGTTCCCAAAATTTCAGGACCTGTTGAAACAGAACGAGAAAAGTTAGAGATGATTGCAAAATCAGCTGGCGTGAAAACAGAAGGTAAAACAGATGATGAGATTAGAGAAAGTATTGCATCAAAAATTGGTCAAAAAAGAACAGATGAGTCTGAAAAAAAGGAATAATCTATTTTGATTTTTTAATTCTATAGGTATTAGTGTCTAGTCGTTTTTTTGCAAATTTGTAATAATCTGGAACTATTTCAAAACCAAGAAATTTTCTTTTCAGAGATTTGCTAACTACTGCAACTTGACCAGAACCAAGAAATGGATCAAATACCAAGTCATTTTTTTCACTTGAATATTCCAATAGTTTTTCAATAATTTCAGAAGGCAGTTTAGTCGGAGTTTTTTCATCACCGGTCCAATATTCTCTTTTGATGTCCCAGACATCTTCCTTGTCTCTATAATGAAGACTTCTACCATCTTTTGTTTTTTCATCTTTTTTGAACCTAGAAAATGGGAAAAATTTTCGTTTCTTATCATCTTTGCAGACATAAAGACAATGATAATGAGAAGTAACAAATTTTCTTTTAGTAACTACTCCAAACTGATATTTCCAAACCACATGATTTACTGTTGTAAATCCAACATCATCTAGTGCACATAAGATATCTTTGAGATTATTCCAACCTGAAAAAATATACATGCTACCAGAATCCTTCAAAATTCTAAAAACTTCACTCATCCATGCAAATGTGAAATCATAATAATCCTCAGGTTTGATTTCATTGTATCCAGATAATACCCTTGAAGAAGTTCTGTTATAATTTGCCTTTTTAGCCTTAAAATTTATTGCAAATGGTGGATCAGTAATTACAAGATCAATTTTATTT comes from Nitrosopumilus oxyclinae and encodes:
- a CDS encoding cupredoxin domain-containing protein; this encodes MVDSGIIILDSTDVVSKRMEAQIIIPNGNFDVSGSGFYLPLNLEIKTNTKVIWANEDSVPHNIQSQDEFGKVIDIFNSPPLNTGDRFEYTFDEAGAYNYYCSFHPWRVGIVTVK
- a CDS encoding enoyl-CoA hydratase/isomerase family protein — encoded protein: MSLVTTSTSDGICTVKINRPDKLNAMNTDVAKELIKTFEELNQNDNVKVIILTGEGEKAFSAGADIEYMSKISADESVEYAKTGQLVTATVELVKQPTIAAVNGFALGGGCELAMSCDIRIAADTARLGQPEVTIGVPPGWGGTQRLMRIVGIAKAKELVYTGKMVKAEEAKEIGLVNQVVPLASLQEEALKMAQQIAGNSTMGVQMSKVAINKGRNADLDTGLALELLAWRNCFTHPDREERMTAFVNKSKK
- a CDS encoding 3-hydroxypropionate--CoA ligase, which encodes MVTAVKKIFEEIIQTDHKVITEETSKSILKTYGVKVPPYALATSADDAVKQAKKIGFPLVMKVVSPQILHKTDVGGVKVGIDNVNDVKKTFNDMYGRLSKKKGVEVKGILLEKMVPKGVELIVGIQNDPQFGPMIMAGLGGVMTEVFKDVAFRMLPITTSDAKSMINELKGSKLLKGFRGSAPVDLNMVAKMLVQIGKLGVENADYINSIDFNPVVVYPKSHFVVDAKIILNNKLRKNSISKEKPVITSMESFFTPKSVALVGASATPGKIGNSVLDALGKQDYKGKVYPINPKQKSILGIKCYPSLDAITEKVDLVVVCIDLSLCGPIMKTCAKKGIHNVVIVSGGGKELGGDRAAMEAEVKELSLKHKIRVIGPNCIGMFNAANRLDCAFQGQERMVRSKLGPVAFFSQSGTMGISMLESADLFGLSKMISFGNRSDVDEADMIWYAANDPQTKVIGLYVEGFGDGRKFINTAKRVMKEKKKPIVIWKSGRTAAGAKQAASHTGSLGGSNAMIMGAFKQAGIISVDSYQELVGVLKALAWQPPAKGNRVAMTSNGAGPMIGGIDQLERLGLTIGKLSPKITKKIKDHFPPTVPIHNGNPADVGGGATADDYRFVIQQFLDEQNIDIAMPWFVFQDDPLEETIVGYLAELSKKKKKPILAGGNGGPYTEKMIKLIEKHNVPVYQDLRTWVAAASALAQWGKVLGK
- a CDS encoding type 1 glutamine amidotransferase, with the protein product MSDVLLVQNTRIEGSGYLGELLQKDGFEITSINAKHEKIPDKNFSLVVILGAPESANDDLDYLKAEQLLIKNSVEKNTPVLGICLGSQLIAKTFGAKVYSGPKKEIGFYHDLEITNDSSFFSGFKNPFTVFHWHGDTFDLPQGSVQLASSEHYSNQAFQYKSAVGLQFHLEVNEEMVNLWLDNTETQLQKIPYIDPKKIRSDIIENISIVKSNMNNFYNNFKLSFDL
- a CDS encoding toprim domain-containing protein; translation: MLVSEQEILELKEFIFQLNAIENGVVIVEGKRDSNALRKIGYTGKVLEFHRFTGMINFTDSVAKFERLIILFDRDKKGRTLTGKTIQLLQRRTKVDLTFKRKLRIITKGKIMFIEQLVSYESYLA
- a CDS encoding Glu/Leu/Phe/Val family dehydrogenase: MVKNDPFANATGQVNDACDILGIKDKGIREYLAMPNKVLRVKIPVKMDNGKIRIFTGFRSQHNNDRGPYKGGIRYFNPEGGVEYMEREVMALSSWMTWKCAIVDVPLGGGKGGVYVNPKTEKISEGELERLTRGFAFKINEIIGPGKDIPAPDVYTTGKEMTQIMDTFNKLNGNISTPGVITGKPISMGGSLARNVATGLGAAYTVREAAKTLKLNLKGAKVVLQGFGNASTFAGEYLEKMGAKIIGVSDSKGSILIPKGAKVSAILAHKAKKGSVVGFPGSKKVSTEELLTTKCDVLVPGALENQINAKIAKNLKCKIIAEAANGPTLPEADPIIYQKKILVIPDILANSGGVCISYLEWVQNNMGYYWTFDEVANKMEANITKGFKDAYALSKKHKIDMRKATMVLAVERVLEAFNQKGIWP
- a CDS encoding ArsR/SmtB family transcription factor — its product is MVNQLLEFKEIIRSKQVSTTRKTDKQTRKLLLYLFTSTRGGFTRLRIIIHLLEKPYNTHQLAKELDLDYKAVQHHMKVLEKNNMVSKIGERYGAIFHLSNFLEINIGALDEAIDKLDRKMNHTKVYL
- a CDS encoding archaeal proteasome endopeptidase complex subunit alpha, giving the protein MMASRGYDMTPTMYSPDGRIYQVEYAIETVKRGTLAIGVSSKQGVIMAVEEKPRTLQTSNVTQKIFQVDYHIGVAAAGYIPDARVQVDGARFFSQGNRMTYDESVEVATVAKHLADQAHQFTQYGGVRPNGVSMIIAGIDQKGESIYVTDPSGTYVQFSAVAIGAGSDDVNAFLEKHYKEDLSLEDAASLAIAAINLKAEAKDGVNNIKMAKITTESKIFEKVSDSDLQNYSQNASKFAPE
- a CDS encoding class I SAM-dependent methyltransferase, translating into MEVLREIIPIYDKVNSIISLGKDKEHRIRGISNRVFPGNKILDAGSGFGNMSKTAMNLTDGKISITLYDPLVPMLKNTSTFFEESPDMANGVFEHIPFKDEEFDAVLCGYSLRDAINLRIAISEIHRVLKKDGRFVIVDLGKPDEAFFRAGVSFYLRCILPILAFAAGGRLGLKFGTLYGTYKRWPQNKKLEGLILEKFSRVEFEKDLMGGAIMVAAYK
- a CDS encoding MFS transporter; the protein is MNRILILVNITGLIIGISYGLHGPILPVFAKNVIGATYSELGLIGLTNFIPYMFIPLFVGILLDRINNGYLLSIGAAINSASVYLLSIAQSVPEIMGFRIMTGIAHAFFWPPCEAIISNESSEKNRVKNISWFTMFFVMGFMVGPLLGTILLEGMDITYRVLFQIAAFILAAAIITSLLASRKNVKKHHGKFSFSSIKEMKRFPEVIVLLIFCTSSFGIILTIYPAFLNDNGMSASDILLLYFVFGISRVVSLALAGKFARRTSQTLIAGTIAVSAGLAISVVADSIFTFGIALVLMGFGFSIFFPLTLEIILSKTRKQISGKIIGAYETVFGMGWAIGPTIGGPITQSFGNETPYVVFCIIGIGVTLFAINARKKLEPQRISN
- a CDS encoding P-II family nitrogen regulator; translation: MKKIEAIVQPAVKDAVIAAIKKVGVGGVTTHQVQGQGAQDPPLVGQYFSKDMIICVVDDPKLDDVLNAITNVACTGTKGDGKVFVTNIDDALDLCTKKRGTMDI
- a CDS encoding Sec-independent protein translocase subunit TatA/TatB produces the protein MFDYSLNIGGSEWMIIIFVALVLILGTGKLPGAARKMGKAVNEYNKAKNEIQEQMKDITDEVPKISGPVETEREKLEMIAKSAGVKTEGKTDDEIRESIASKIGQKRTDESEKKE
- a CDS encoding DNA-methyltransferase yields the protein MKKIEINKIYNQNCIEGMKLIPKNKIDLVITDPPFAINFKAKKANYNRTSSRVLSGYNEIKPEDYYDFTFAWMSEVFRILKDSGSMYIFSGWNNLKDILCALDDVGFTTVNHVVWKYQFGVVTKRKFVTSHYHCLYVCKDDKKRKFFPFSRFKKDEKTKDGRSLHYRDKEDVWDIKREYWTGDEKTPTKLPSEIIEKLLEYSSEKNDLVFDPFLGSGQVAVVSKSLKRKFLGFEIVPDYYKFAKKRLDTNTYRIKKSK